In Trifolium pratense cultivar HEN17-A07 linkage group LG7, ARS_RC_1.1, whole genome shotgun sequence, a genomic segment contains:
- the LOC123896514 gene encoding glutathione S-transferase T3-like, with the protein MFQSPPFSTGNNSQYPRPFMFQPSPTNISSQYTHSTGTNDVVESPNVESESPIGSTTDSQVPVFSTQVGLENITFAEGENSTQKKQRVRFLEEEDKLVIQTWLNVSKDSVVGNDQKSDCFWGRIKDRYNNYRGSLIAREWSTLKSRWHLLNKHCQWFCGSYKLAVANKKSGQSETDIMDEARKLFAQVHHQRFTMEHAWRLLKDEPKWKGQEMNNSSKRSKTSSTGTYSSTSNPENPIDCSEYNSATQTDRPLGQKAAKRKGKGKETSSTTPIVDLTGMENASEKKLVVYGKIAEARLAESIPMLYEILMKDNTTRKILNTDGQNLSLKCQYSVTKHVRDRIRDRFDSVFNFLVSKLSETDFIFCL; encoded by the coding sequence ATGTTTCAATCACCACCATTCTCTACTGGCAACAATTCTCAATATCCCCGACCTTTTATGTTTCAACCATCGCCAACCAACATCAGTAGCCAATATACGCATTCAACGGGTACCAACGACGTTGTAGAGTCTCCTAACGTTGAATCAGAATCACCAATTGGTTCCACTACAGATTCTCAAGTACCAGTGTTCTCCACTCAGGTTGGTCTAGAAAATATTACTTTTGCGGAAGGAGAGaattctacccaaaaaaaacAACGTGTCAGGTTcttagaagaagaagataaattGGTTATTCAGACATGGCTTAACGTTTCCAAAGATTCAGTTGTGGGAAATGACCAAAAATCAGATTGTTTTTGGggtagaatcaaagatagatatAACAACTATCGTGGATCACTTATAGCGAGAGAGTGGTCTACACTCAAATCTCGATGGCATCTATTGAATAAACATTGTCAATGGTTTTGCGGAAGCTACAAACTAGCCGTTGCTAACAAGAAAAGTGGACAGTCCGAGACCGACATCATGGATGAGGCACGTAAACTTTTTGCACAAGTACATCATCAACGTTTCACAATGGAGCACGCGTGGAGGTTGTTGAAGGATGAACCTAAATGGAAAGGACAAGAAATGAACAACTCTTCAAAGAGATCAAAGACATCCTCTACCGGGACATATTCATCAACATCTAATCCAGAAAATCCTATTGATTGTTCAGAATACAACAGTGCAACTCAGACCGACCGCCCATTGGGACAAAAGGCGGCAAAAAGGAAGGGCAAGGGAAAAGAAACTTCGTCTACAACACCCATAGTGGATTTGACCGGAATGGAAAATGCCTCAGAAAAGAAATTAGTCGTCTATGGTAAAATAGCCGAAGCAAGGTTGGCAGAGAGCATACCCATGTTGTATGAAATTCTCATGAAGGAcaacactactagaaaaatcttaaataccGACGGGCAAAATCTGTCTCTAAAATGCCAATATTCCGTCACTAAACATGTTAGAGACAGAATTAGAGACCGATTTGATTCTGTCTTTAATTTCCTCGTCTCTAAACTATCAGAGACAGATTTTATATTCTGTCTCTGA
- the LOC123897455 gene encoding protein SOSEKI 3-like isoform X3 — METRVKKYRQQLSPERSKVWKEKPPKYYKNRKVPVVYYLCRNRQLEHPHFMEVPISSPDGLFLRDVIDKLDALRGRGMASLYSWSCKRSYKNGYVWHDLSEDDLIQPAHGNEYVLKGSELFCESNSDHFSPISNVKLQRLKRLPEPVSCRSHDEASSSSSMNEREGRNSHEDEVSPSQHTGSSDVSPESRDGNSDSQSLSLTEYKIYKTDGSADASTQTEEYTSRSSTQKTCTKGVSTEDSSLGSECDEICETQVPQVKDNSEICPDVVSPPLSNSSPLSSRGKTETLESLIRADASRMNSFRIVEDEGIHMQTSTRLKASNLLLQLISCGSISVKNHSLDLIPSYKARFSHSKFPSPLFSTSVMLGELDCIGGNMKATSLRMEDKEYFSGSLVESKMAKEEDGHNVLKRSSSFNSERTNKESKSQDIEEPSSGTSKCNSRSINDSGILPIPSNGNSKSITRPTSEKKYSMRLNSFREEKVIQIEES, encoded by the exons ATGGAAACAAGGGTGAAGAAATATAGGCAACAATTGAGTCCTGAGAGGTCCAAAGTATGGAAGGAAAAGCCTCCAAAGTATTATAAGAACAGGAAAGTTCCTGTTGTTTACTATCTTTGTAGGAATAGACAGCTTGAACATCCTCATTTCATGGAGGTTCCAATTTCATCCCCAGATGGTTTGTTCTTGAGAG ATGTGATTGATAAACTTGATGCTTTGAGAGGTAGAGGCATGGCTTCCTTGTATTCATGGTCTTGTAAAAG GAGCTACAAGAATGGATATGTATGGCATGACCTTAGTGAAGATGATTTAATTCAACCTGCACATGGTAACGAGTATGTCCTCAAAGGCTCCGAGCTGTTTTGCGAATCAAATTCAG ACCATTTTAGCCCTATTAGCAATGTGAAACTACAGCGCCTAAAGCGGTTGCCGGAGCCAGTTTCATGTAGGAGCCACGACGAGGCTTCTTCCTCTTCAAGCATGAATGAAAGAGAGGGTAGAAACTCTCACGAAGATGAGGTCTCTCCAAGTCAACATACCGGTTCCTCGGATGTGTCTCCAGAGTCTAGAGATGGAAATAGTGATTCTCAAAGTTTATCATTGACAGAATACAAAATCTACAAAACCGATGGATCGGCAGATGCTTCGACTCAAACGGAAGAATATACTAGCAGATCTTCAACACAGAAAACTTGTACTAAGGGTGTATCGACTGAGGATAGCTCATTAGGATCTGAATGCGATGAAATATGTGAAACTCAAGTGCCACAAGTGAAAGATAATTCAGAAATCTGTCCGGATGTTGTTTCTCCTCCTCTCTCGAATTCGAGTCCATTGTCATCTCGAGGGAAGACCGAAACTTTGGAATCCCTTATTAGAGCTGATGCAAGCAGAATGAACAGTTTTAGGATCGTAGAAGATGAAGGTATTCATATGCAAACTAGTACAAGACTGAAGGCTTCAAATTTGCTGTTGCAATTGATCTCGTGCGGGTCTATATCTGTGAAAAACCATAGTCTTGACCTAATTCCTTCCTATAAGGCTCGATTTTCTCATTCGAAATTCCCCTCCCCGTTGTTCTCAACTTCTGTTATGTTGGGAGAATTAGATTGCATTGGAGGGAATATGAAGGCAACGAGCCTCAGAATGGAAGACAAAGAGTATTTTAGTGGAAGCTTAGTCGAATCAAAAATGGCGAAGGAAGAAGATGGACATAATGTTCTCAAACGCTCTTCTTCTTTCAACTCTGAGAG GACAAATAAAGAGTCGAAATCACAAGACATAGAGGAGCCATCCTCAGGAACTTCAAAATGCAATTCGCGGTCAATTAATGACTCGGGCATATTGCCAATACCGTCCAACGGTAACAGCAAAAGCATCACTAGACCTACATCGGAGAAAAAGTATTCTATGAGGCTAAACTCATTTAGAGAAGAGAAGGTGATCCAAATTGAAGAAAGTTAA
- the LOC123897455 gene encoding protein SOSEKI 3-like isoform X1 codes for METRVKKYRQQLSPERSKVWKEKPPKYYKNRKVPVVYYLCRNRQLEHPHFMEVPISSPDGLFLRDVIDKLDALRGRGMASLYSWSCKRSYKNGYVWHDLSEDDLIQPAHGNEYVLKGSELFCESNSDHFSPISNVKLQRLKRLPEPVSCRSHDEASSSSSMNEREGRNSHEDEVSPSQHTGSSDVSPESRDGNSDSQSLSLTEYKIYKTDGSADASTQTEEYTSRSSTQKTCTKGVSTEDSSLGSECDEICETQVPQVKDNSEICPDVVSPPLSNSSPLSSRGKTETLESLIRADASRMNSFRIVEDEGIHMQTSTRLKASNLLLQLISCGSISVKNHSLDLIPSYKARFSHSKFPSPLFSTSVMLGELDCIGGNMKATSLRMEDKEYFSGSLVESKMAKEEDGHNVLKRSSSFNSERTNKESKSQDIEEPSSGTSKCNSRSINDSGILPIPSNGNSKSITRPTSEKKYSMRLNSFREEKVIQIEERLASGARVIIQSKPSSNTSSPYSS; via the exons ATGGAAACAAGGGTGAAGAAATATAGGCAACAATTGAGTCCTGAGAGGTCCAAAGTATGGAAGGAAAAGCCTCCAAAGTATTATAAGAACAGGAAAGTTCCTGTTGTTTACTATCTTTGTAGGAATAGACAGCTTGAACATCCTCATTTCATGGAGGTTCCAATTTCATCCCCAGATGGTTTGTTCTTGAGAG ATGTGATTGATAAACTTGATGCTTTGAGAGGTAGAGGCATGGCTTCCTTGTATTCATGGTCTTGTAAAAG GAGCTACAAGAATGGATATGTATGGCATGACCTTAGTGAAGATGATTTAATTCAACCTGCACATGGTAACGAGTATGTCCTCAAAGGCTCCGAGCTGTTTTGCGAATCAAATTCAG ACCATTTTAGCCCTATTAGCAATGTGAAACTACAGCGCCTAAAGCGGTTGCCGGAGCCAGTTTCATGTAGGAGCCACGACGAGGCTTCTTCCTCTTCAAGCATGAATGAAAGAGAGGGTAGAAACTCTCACGAAGATGAGGTCTCTCCAAGTCAACATACCGGTTCCTCGGATGTGTCTCCAGAGTCTAGAGATGGAAATAGTGATTCTCAAAGTTTATCATTGACAGAATACAAAATCTACAAAACCGATGGATCGGCAGATGCTTCGACTCAAACGGAAGAATATACTAGCAGATCTTCAACACAGAAAACTTGTACTAAGGGTGTATCGACTGAGGATAGCTCATTAGGATCTGAATGCGATGAAATATGTGAAACTCAAGTGCCACAAGTGAAAGATAATTCAGAAATCTGTCCGGATGTTGTTTCTCCTCCTCTCTCGAATTCGAGTCCATTGTCATCTCGAGGGAAGACCGAAACTTTGGAATCCCTTATTAGAGCTGATGCAAGCAGAATGAACAGTTTTAGGATCGTAGAAGATGAAGGTATTCATATGCAAACTAGTACAAGACTGAAGGCTTCAAATTTGCTGTTGCAATTGATCTCGTGCGGGTCTATATCTGTGAAAAACCATAGTCTTGACCTAATTCCTTCCTATAAGGCTCGATTTTCTCATTCGAAATTCCCCTCCCCGTTGTTCTCAACTTCTGTTATGTTGGGAGAATTAGATTGCATTGGAGGGAATATGAAGGCAACGAGCCTCAGAATGGAAGACAAAGAGTATTTTAGTGGAAGCTTAGTCGAATCAAAAATGGCGAAGGAAGAAGATGGACATAATGTTCTCAAACGCTCTTCTTCTTTCAACTCTGAGAG GACAAATAAAGAGTCGAAATCACAAGACATAGAGGAGCCATCCTCAGGAACTTCAAAATGCAATTCGCGGTCAATTAATGACTCGGGCATATTGCCAATACCGTCCAACGGTAACAGCAAAAGCATCACTAGACCTACATCGGAGAAAAAGTATTCTATGAGGCTAAACTCATTTAGAGAAGAGAAGGTGATCCAAATTGAAGAAAG GCTTGCTTCAGGAGCTCGTGTTATAATCCAATCTAAACCATCTTCCAACACATCATCACCTTATAgctcttaa
- the LOC123896515 gene encoding putative nuclease HARBI1, translated as MDPNIEWDNIWNEVIDDCLNDNTEEEVIRLVREAQQQPNSTRRRRKRRTVIDRSREEGHNRLFNDYFSENPVYTEAQFRRRFRMRRHVFLRIVEALGNHDEYFQTRTDAVGKMGLSPLQKCTAALRILAYGSPADSVDDYVRIGESTTLECLDRFVMGVCTIFGAQYMRRPNNEDIARLLQINAARGFPGMLGSIDCMHWEWKNCPVAWKGQFFRGDHGKPTIMLEVVASQDLWIWHAYFGTAGSNNDINVLNTSDVFNDVLSGKAPAVQYTVNRTTYHMGYYLADGIYPEWAIFVKTIPMPQGEKRKLFAQRQESARKDVERAFGVLQARFAIVRGPARAWHVNTMKHIMLACIILHNMIVEDERDTYAGNFDYDHNNNFSTIEVSAGPDPNLTTLFERIAHVHERKNHRQLQADLVEHIWERFGHENNES; from the coding sequence ATGGATCCAAACATTGAATGGGATAACATCTGGAATGAAGTCATAGATGATTGCCTCAACGACAACACTGAGGAAGAGGTGATAAGGTTAGTACGTGAGGCGCAACAACAACCCAACAGTACAAGAAGGCGTAGAAAAAGAAGAACGGTGATAGATCGAAGTCGTGAAGAAGGGCATAATCGATTGTTCAATGACTACTTCTCAGAAAATCCTGTATACACGGAAGCACAATTCAGACGAAGGTTCCGTATGCGCAGACATGTGTTCCTTCGCATTGTTGAAGCTCTTGGAAATCACGATGAGTACTTTCAAACAAGGACTGATGCAGTTGGTAAAATGGGACTTTCACCATTGCAGAAGTGCACCGCTGCTCTTCGTATTCTAGCATATGGATCACCAGCTGATAGTGTGGATGACTATGTTCGCATTGGTGAAAGCACGACATTGGAATGCTTAGACAGGTTTGTAATGGGCGTGTGCACAATATTTGGTGCTCAATACATGAGAAGGCCAAACAATGAAGACATTGCACGTCTATTACAAATTAATGCGGCACGCGGCTTTCCAGGTATGTTGGGTTCAATTGACTGTATGCATTGGGAATGGAAAAATTGTCCCGTCGCATGGAAAGGTCAATTTTTTAGAGGTGATCATGGTAAACCCACAATCATGCTTGAAGTTGTGGCATCTCAAGACTTGTGGATTTGGCATGCATATTTTGGCACTGCGGGTTCTAACAACGACATCAATGTGTTGAACACGTCTGATGTGTTTAATGATGTTTTGAGTGGAAAAGCTCCTGCAGTGCAATACACCGTGAATCGAACCACATATCATATGGGGTACTACCTAGCAGATGGTATTTATCCTGAGTGGGCAATATTTGTCAAGACTATCCCTATGCCGCAAGGAGAAAAAAGAAAGCTATTTGCCCAACGACAAGAATCAGCACGGAAGGACGTTGAACGAGCATTTGGAGTACTCCAAGCCCGATTTGCTATTGTACGTGGTCCGGCGCGTGCTTGGCATGTGAATACAATGAAACACATAATGTTAGCGTGTATCATATTGCATAACATGATTGTTGAAGATGAGCGAGACACATATGCTGGTAATTTTGATTACGACCACAATAATAATTTCTCCACAATTGAAGTATCTGCTGGTCCTGATCCCAATTTGACAACATTGTTTGAAAGGATAGCACATGTTCATGAAAGAAAAAACCATCGCCAACTTCAAGCAGATTTGGTAGAGCATATTTGGGAGAGATTTGGTCATGAGAATAACGAAAGttaa
- the LOC123897458 gene encoding uncharacterized protein LOC123897458, translated as MRMELNREPTCFEVYQRMHKPKGKSNEWFNKEQALIAESYQTKLFERNSQIGEGSNQQSDDSIYMEVVGGINKKGHIFGLGSQVATIKESLKFSPSISTDVGQSDKVAAMEAKIEALTVELEQKNLEQETLKQKMEHWEQIFGRFVPSINQNSPGQLGREGDNENYEMDTNKNYVMDDEDDVLDDEA; from the exons ATG AGGATGGAATTGAATAGAGAGCCAACCTGTTTTGAGGTTTATCAGAGAATGCATAAACCAAAGGGAAAATCAAATGAGTGGTTTAACAAAGAACAAGCTCTGATAGCT GAAAGTTACCAAACTAAATTGTTTGAGAGAAATTCTCAAATAGGTGAGGGTAGTAACCAACAATCTGATGATAGTATATACATGGAAGTTGTTGGAGGCATTAACAAGAAGGGACACATATTTGGATTGGGATCTCAAGTTGCCACTATCAAAGaatctttgaaattttctcCTTCAATTTCTACTGATGTTGGACAGTCAGATAAAGTTGCTGCTATGGAGGCTAAGATTGAAGCATTAACCGTTGAACTTGAGCAAAAGAATCTTGAACAAGAAACGTTAAAACAAAAGATGGAGCATTGGGAGCAGATTTTTGGAAGGTTTGTGCCTAGTATTAATCAAAACTCTCCGGGTCAACTTGGAAGAGAAGGTGATAATGAAAATTATGAGATGgatactaataaaaattatgtgatggatgatgaagatgatgtgtTGGATGATGAAGCTTAA
- the LOC123897455 gene encoding protein SOSEKI 3-like isoform X2 yields METRVKKYRQQLSPERSKVWKEKPPKYYKNRKVPVVYYLCRNRQLEHPHFMEVPISSPDGLFLRDVIDKLDALRGRGMASLYSWSCKRSYKNGYVWHDLSEDDLIQPAHGNEYVLKGSELFCESNSDHFSPISNVKLQRLKRLPEPVSCRSHDEASSSSSMNEREGRNSHEDEVSPSQHTGSSDVSPESRDGNSDSQSLSLTEYKIYKTDGSADASTQTEEYTSRSSTQKTCTKGVSTEDSSLGSECDEICETQVPQVKDNSEICPDVVSPPLSNSSPLSSRGKTETLESLIRADASRMNSFRIVEDEGIHMQTSTRLKASNLLLQLISCGSISVKNHSLDLIPSYKARFSHSKFPSPLFSTSVMLGELDCIGGNMKATSLRMEDKEYFSGSLVESKMAKEEDGHNVLKRSSSFNSERTNKESKSQDIEEPSSGTSKCNSRSINDSGILPIPSNGNSKSITRPTSEKKYSMRLNSFREEKACFRSSCYNPI; encoded by the exons ATGGAAACAAGGGTGAAGAAATATAGGCAACAATTGAGTCCTGAGAGGTCCAAAGTATGGAAGGAAAAGCCTCCAAAGTATTATAAGAACAGGAAAGTTCCTGTTGTTTACTATCTTTGTAGGAATAGACAGCTTGAACATCCTCATTTCATGGAGGTTCCAATTTCATCCCCAGATGGTTTGTTCTTGAGAG ATGTGATTGATAAACTTGATGCTTTGAGAGGTAGAGGCATGGCTTCCTTGTATTCATGGTCTTGTAAAAG GAGCTACAAGAATGGATATGTATGGCATGACCTTAGTGAAGATGATTTAATTCAACCTGCACATGGTAACGAGTATGTCCTCAAAGGCTCCGAGCTGTTTTGCGAATCAAATTCAG ACCATTTTAGCCCTATTAGCAATGTGAAACTACAGCGCCTAAAGCGGTTGCCGGAGCCAGTTTCATGTAGGAGCCACGACGAGGCTTCTTCCTCTTCAAGCATGAATGAAAGAGAGGGTAGAAACTCTCACGAAGATGAGGTCTCTCCAAGTCAACATACCGGTTCCTCGGATGTGTCTCCAGAGTCTAGAGATGGAAATAGTGATTCTCAAAGTTTATCATTGACAGAATACAAAATCTACAAAACCGATGGATCGGCAGATGCTTCGACTCAAACGGAAGAATATACTAGCAGATCTTCAACACAGAAAACTTGTACTAAGGGTGTATCGACTGAGGATAGCTCATTAGGATCTGAATGCGATGAAATATGTGAAACTCAAGTGCCACAAGTGAAAGATAATTCAGAAATCTGTCCGGATGTTGTTTCTCCTCCTCTCTCGAATTCGAGTCCATTGTCATCTCGAGGGAAGACCGAAACTTTGGAATCCCTTATTAGAGCTGATGCAAGCAGAATGAACAGTTTTAGGATCGTAGAAGATGAAGGTATTCATATGCAAACTAGTACAAGACTGAAGGCTTCAAATTTGCTGTTGCAATTGATCTCGTGCGGGTCTATATCTGTGAAAAACCATAGTCTTGACCTAATTCCTTCCTATAAGGCTCGATTTTCTCATTCGAAATTCCCCTCCCCGTTGTTCTCAACTTCTGTTATGTTGGGAGAATTAGATTGCATTGGAGGGAATATGAAGGCAACGAGCCTCAGAATGGAAGACAAAGAGTATTTTAGTGGAAGCTTAGTCGAATCAAAAATGGCGAAGGAAGAAGATGGACATAATGTTCTCAAACGCTCTTCTTCTTTCAACTCTGAGAG GACAAATAAAGAGTCGAAATCACAAGACATAGAGGAGCCATCCTCAGGAACTTCAAAATGCAATTCGCGGTCAATTAATGACTCGGGCATATTGCCAATACCGTCCAACGGTAACAGCAAAAGCATCACTAGACCTACATCGGAGAAAAAGTATTCTATGAGGCTAAACTCATTTAGAGAAGAGAAG GCTTGCTTCAGGAGCTCGTGTTATAATCCAATCTAA
- the LOC123899915 gene encoding uncharacterized protein LOC123899915, with protein sequence MDNQPNSLLNWAYFCQGKSMEDLRQSLLYTTLELEQTRTLAQEELNKKDEQLMNLKDLINNIIRERDEAQEKCQRLLLEKLVFHQQQNAPLSGVSSIEDEPRKRTTIDSSNNGFSLSSSDCEESIVSSPIIDQSMIEVLTPNKPLPEKGKLLQAVMKAGPLLQTLLLAGPLPQWKHPPPPLESFQIPPVTIPQILHQDSIFSSNIDTTNSDSHCGRVSRKRVFFDDSDSPNNQNKYQRVVLH encoded by the exons ATGGACAATCAACCTAACTCTCTTCTTAATTGGGCTTACTTCTGCCAAGGAAAG TCAATGGAGGATTTGAGACAATCACTTCTATACACAACTTTGGAGCTTGAACAAACAAGAACTCTAGCACAAGAAGAACTCAACAAAAAAGATGAACAACTAATGAATCTTAAAGATCTAATTAATAACATAAttagagaaagagatgaagCACAAGAAAAATGTCAAAGACTTCTCTTAGAGAAACTAGTTttccatcaacaacaaaatgCGCCGCTTTCCGGAGTTTCAAGCATTGAAGATGAACCAAGAAAAAGAACAACAATTGACTCATCAAACAATGGTTTTTCTTTGTCTTCATCAGATTGTGAAGAAAGCATTGTTTCTTCACCAATTATTGATCAATCTATGATTGAAGTTTTAACACCAAATAAGCCATTACCTGAAAAAGGTAAACTTTTGCAGGCAGTGATGAAAGCTGGTCCTCTTCTTCAAACCCTTTTGCTTGCTGGACCACTTCCTCAATGGAAACACCCTCCACCACCTCTTGAGTCTTTTCAGATTCCACCTGTTACTATACCACAGATTCTTCATCAAGATTCAATTTTTAGCAGCAATATTGATACTACTAATAGTGATTCTCATTGTGGAAGAGTAAGTAGAAAAAGGGTATTTTTTGATGACTCTGATTCTCCTAATAATCAGAATAAGTACCAAAGGGTTGTACTTCACTGA